GGCTGATGAATGCCAAATATATTTCCTTCTGTATCTTTATAATACCCCTGCCACGCCATGCCAGGCAGAGCGTATTTTGGCAATGCTACTACGCCACCATTATTAAGAATTTTTGTTTCAGTCGCATCGTAATCTTCTACTCCCATTGTACATGCATAACCATTCAAAGGCTGGTTTGATTCTGGAGGGGGACCTTGACGTTGCATTAAGGCACCGTTAATTCCAGGCTCATCTTCACCACCAGTCACAGCCCCAAAATAAGGCATACCAGCATATTCGCTCCAATCTTCAAATGCCCATCCAAATACTTCACCATAAAACGTTTTAGCACGGTCCATGTTATCTACATGTATTTCGAAATGTACTAATCTACCCATGATTACCTCCTGATTATAAAAACATAGTAAACACATCTTCTTGTATGTATTTTCTACATGACTGTTGGGCACTCCTCCTTCATTACGGTATTAAATTGATGATTTATACATAAATGCGATGTGCTAGAGAACAACCTTTGTTTGAGAACTTGGGCACTTGCTAAGCAGT
This window of the Mesobacillus jeotgali genome carries:
- a CDS encoding VOC family protein, which translates into the protein MGRLVHFEIHVDNMDRAKTFYGEVFGWAFEDWSEYAGMPYFGAVTGGEDEPGINGALMQRQGPPPESNQPLNGYACTMGVEDYDATETKILNNGGVVALPKYALPGMAWQGYYKDTEGNIFGIHQPDVNAK